The following coding sequences are from one Lysinibacillus sp. FSL W8-0992 window:
- a CDS encoding LysR family transcriptional regulator, giving the protein MQYDALKTFITLVEVNNFTKASEILHISQPSVSLHIKNLEQEFHTTLFIRSPKSVQITPTGEILYKRAKQIMAIAEAAQEDILAYHHSIQGTLIIGASFTIGENILPSILSKLQQQFPQLELQVIIGNTDEIIQFTKLLQVDIGLIEGQAHDNELVIQPFMQDELFIVSASNNSLAEQPSITISQLQRQKWVAREVGSGTRNYLDHLFRTNGLQVHSLLTISSNQGVKESVIEGLGLSLLSGSVIERDIRNGDIAILPLAEQRFMRTFSYLHSPTMKNKRNVEALIEFITRKNET; this is encoded by the coding sequence ATGCAATACGATGCGTTAAAAACTTTTATTACATTAGTTGAAGTAAACAATTTTACGAAAGCCTCAGAAATTTTACATATTTCCCAACCTAGTGTGAGTCTACATATTAAAAACCTTGAACAAGAGTTTCACACGACATTATTTATTCGCTCGCCAAAGTCTGTGCAAATTACTCCTACTGGTGAAATTTTATATAAACGTGCAAAGCAAATTATGGCCATTGCGGAGGCTGCACAGGAAGATATTTTAGCATATCATCACTCTATTCAAGGAACGCTCATTATTGGAGCAAGCTTTACGATTGGCGAAAATATTCTGCCATCCATTTTGTCAAAACTTCAACAACAATTTCCTCAATTAGAGTTACAAGTTATTATTGGCAATACAGATGAAATTATTCAATTTACCAAGCTATTACAAGTAGATATTGGGCTTATAGAGGGGCAAGCACATGACAATGAGCTCGTCATTCAGCCATTTATGCAAGATGAATTATTTATAGTTAGTGCAAGTAACAATTCCCTTGCTGAGCAACCCTCTATTACTATTTCACAATTACAACGACAAAAATGGGTTGCACGAGAAGTTGGCTCAGGAACACGCAATTATTTAGACCATCTATTTCGCACAAATGGTCTTCAAGTACATTCACTTCTAACAATTAGTAGCAATCAAGGCGTGAAGGAAAGTGTCATTGAAGGACTCGGCCTGTCTTTACTGTCTGGCAGTGTTATTGAGCGTGATATACGAAATGGCGATATTGCCATTTTGCCACTTGCGGAACAACGTTTTATGCGGACTTTTTCTTACCTTCACTCACCTACGATGAAGAATAAACGGAATGTTGAAGCACTTATTGAATTTATTACGAGGAAAAATGAGACATAA
- a CDS encoding YeiH family protein: MEQQQGIKKFLTPPFIKGIILTLGLALVAKYISTFPFFSILGQLVIAIILGMAWRAAFSVPDAWQTGISFSSKKLLRFGIILLGMRLNLADIYHAGAGVFLIAFINLVFALFVVYGLTKIFNVDKKLGILTACGTAICGAAAVVAIAPQIKANEKETAVGAAIVALLGTVFTLVYTLLYSIFGLTPTEYGIFAGGTLHEIAHVIAAASAGGDEAVDMAVIVKLTRVALLVPVAIVIGIMYQRRDKEQGNKAFSLSIIPWFILGFLVMSGINSLGIVPPAVAQTFVNCAYILIAMAMAGLGLNVEIKTFKQLGIKAFIAGLIGSVCLSVVGYILVVVFQ; encoded by the coding sequence ATGGAACAACAACAAGGGATTAAGAAATTCCTAACGCCACCTTTTATAAAGGGCATTATATTGACGTTGGGCCTTGCCTTAGTGGCTAAGTATATTTCTACATTTCCTTTCTTCTCAATTTTAGGGCAGCTTGTGATAGCAATTATACTAGGTATGGCTTGGAGAGCAGCGTTTAGTGTGCCAGATGCGTGGCAAACAGGTATATCCTTTTCGAGTAAAAAACTATTGCGTTTCGGTATTATTTTGCTTGGTATGCGGTTGAACTTAGCTGATATTTATCATGCAGGGGCAGGCGTTTTTCTTATTGCATTCATCAATTTAGTATTTGCACTGTTTGTTGTTTACGGCTTAACGAAGATATTTAATGTAGATAAAAAGCTCGGCATTTTAACAGCCTGCGGGACAGCTATTTGTGGGGCTGCGGCTGTAGTTGCAATTGCGCCTCAAATTAAAGCAAATGAAAAAGAAACAGCAGTAGGTGCAGCGATTGTAGCGTTGCTTGGTACAGTATTTACACTTGTTTATACGCTGTTGTATTCAATATTTGGTTTAACGCCAACCGAATATGGTATTTTTGCGGGAGGTACATTACATGAAATAGCTCATGTCATTGCAGCAGCGTCTGCAGGTGGTGATGAGGCTGTTGATATGGCAGTCATAGTAAAATTAACTCGCGTAGCATTACTTGTGCCAGTGGCAATAGTAATCGGTATTATGTATCAAAGAAGGGATAAAGAACAAGGAAATAAAGCATTTTCTCTTTCTATTATTCCTTGGTTTATTCTAGGGTTTTTAGTAATGAGCGGGATTAATTCATTAGGAATAGTACCACCAGCAGTTGCGCAAACTTTTGTGAACTGTGCGTATATTTTAATTGCGATGGCGATGGCAGGATTAGGATTAAATGTAGAGATTAAAACGTTTAAGCAATTGGGCATTAAAGCATTTATCGCAGGATTAATCGGTTCTGTTTGTTTATCAGTTGTCGGCTACATTTTAGTAGTCGTGTTTCAATAA